In one Sphingomonas hankookensis genomic region, the following are encoded:
- a CDS encoding M3 family metallopeptidase, whose translation MRHFASAALLLLMSSTVLAQGTAPSATPATALPASSPFAKASTLPFEAPPFDRIKSTDYKPALLAGMAAQRAEINAITRARSAPTFENTIAAMERSGRLLERASLAFYGVVGANTDDTLQQTQADLAPVFAAHQDAINLDPALFARVKTLYDQRRTLGLDAEQLQVLTLTYQGMVRAGAQLSPADKATLSRYNGQLSTLETAFQQKLLAAAKAGALVVDDKAKLAGLSEGEIAAAAAAAKDRGLAGKYVLTLQNTTQQPELATLKDRATREALFKASWTRAAKGDANDTRATIADIALLRAQKAKLIGFATWADYVLQDQMAKTPKTALGFMQQLGTPVAAEQRREAAELQAQIKATGGNFELKPWDWDFYSEQVRKAKYDLNQDELKPYFEINKVLTDGVFYAANQLYGVTFKRRTDLPVYHPDVMVYEVNEANGASVGLMYFDFWKRDNKNGGAWMSNFVNQSKLLGTKPVIYNVSNFTKPAAGQPGLISFDDVTTMFHEFGHALHGLFANQTYPSISGTNTARDFVEFPSQFNEHWALDPKVLPNYAVNYRTGQVIPQALVDKIKRAATFNSGYSFGEALAAAEMDMSWHSLSAVQGKQNPDAFEAQALAATGLDIANVPPRYRSTYFLHIWGNGYSAGYYAYSWTKMLSANAFNWFEEHGGMTRANGQRFRDMILSKGHTEDYATMFRNFNGADPQVGPLLKDLGLNADGSRIKTTG comes from the coding sequence ATGCGTCATTTCGCCTCCGCCGCCTTGCTTCTGCTCATGTCGTCCACGGTACTCGCGCAAGGCACTGCGCCTTCGGCGACGCCCGCTACCGCGCTGCCGGCGTCCAGCCCCTTCGCGAAGGCCAGCACCTTGCCGTTCGAAGCGCCGCCGTTCGACCGGATCAAGAGCACCGATTACAAACCCGCGCTGCTCGCCGGGATGGCGGCACAGCGGGCGGAGATCAATGCGATCACCCGGGCGCGTAGCGCGCCGACGTTCGAAAACACCATCGCCGCGATGGAGCGGTCGGGACGCCTGCTCGAACGTGCCAGCCTGGCATTCTATGGCGTCGTCGGGGCGAATACCGACGACACGCTGCAACAGACGCAGGCCGACCTGGCGCCGGTGTTCGCCGCGCATCAGGATGCGATCAACCTCGATCCGGCACTTTTTGCGCGGGTGAAGACGCTGTACGACCAGCGCCGGACGCTGGGCCTCGACGCCGAACAGCTGCAGGTGCTGACCCTGACCTATCAGGGGATGGTCCGGGCCGGTGCGCAGCTGTCGCCGGCCGACAAGGCGACGCTCAGCCGGTACAATGGTCAGCTCTCGACGCTGGAGACGGCGTTCCAGCAAAAGCTGCTGGCGGCGGCGAAGGCCGGCGCACTGGTGGTCGACGACAAGGCAAAGCTCGCCGGATTGTCCGAGGGCGAGATCGCCGCCGCGGCCGCTGCGGCCAAGGATCGCGGGCTGGCCGGCAAATATGTGCTGACGTTGCAGAACACGACGCAACAGCCCGAACTGGCGACTCTCAAGGACCGGGCGACGCGCGAGGCACTGTTCAAGGCCAGCTGGACGCGGGCGGCGAAGGGCGATGCAAACGACACGCGCGCGACGATCGCGGATATCGCGCTGCTGCGCGCGCAGAAGGCGAAGCTGATCGGCTTTGCGACCTGGGCCGATTACGTGTTGCAGGACCAGATGGCGAAGACGCCGAAGACCGCGCTGGGGTTCATGCAGCAGCTGGGTACCCCGGTCGCCGCCGAACAGCGTCGCGAGGCGGCGGAGCTGCAGGCGCAGATCAAGGCGACCGGCGGCAATTTCGAACTGAAACCATGGGATTGGGATTTTTATTCGGAACAGGTCCGCAAGGCGAAATACGACCTGAACCAGGACGAGCTGAAGCCCTATTTCGAGATCAACAAGGTCCTGACCGACGGCGTCTTCTATGCCGCCAACCAGCTGTACGGCGTGACGTTCAAGCGCCGCACCGACCTGCCGGTCTATCACCCCGACGTCATGGTCTATGAAGTGAACGAAGCGAACGGCGCGTCCGTCGGCCTGATGTATTTCGATTTCTGGAAGCGCGACAACAAGAATGGCGGCGCGTGGATGTCGAACTTCGTCAACCAGTCGAAGCTGCTCGGCACCAAGCCGGTGATCTACAACGTCTCCAACTTCACCAAGCCGGCGGCGGGACAGCCCGGGCTCATCAGCTTCGACGACGTGACCACGATGTTCCACGAATTCGGCCACGCGTTGCATGGCCTGTTCGCGAACCAGACCTATCCAAGCATCTCGGGCACCAATACGGCGCGCGACTTCGTCGAATTCCCGTCGCAGTTCAACGAACATTGGGCACTCGATCCCAAGGTGCTGCCGAACTACGCGGTCAATTATCGCACCGGGCAGGTGATCCCGCAGGCGCTGGTGGACAAGATCAAGCGCGCCGCGACGTTCAATTCGGGCTATTCGTTCGGCGAAGCGCTGGCCGCGGCCGAGATGGACATGAGCTGGCATTCGCTGAGTGCGGTGCAGGGCAAGCAGAACCCCGATGCGTTCGAGGCACAGGCGCTGGCCGCCACCGGACTCGACATCGCCAACGTGCCGCCGCGCTATCGCTCGACCTATTTCCTGCACATCTGGGGCAACGGCTATTCGGCCGGCTATTACGCCTATAGCTGGACGAAGATGCTGAGCGCGAACGCGTTCAACTGGTTCGAGGAACATGGCGGGATGACCCGCGCCAACGGGCAGCGCTTCCGCGACATGATCCTGTCGAAGGGGCATACCGAGGATTACGCTACGATGTTCCGCAACTTCAACGGCGCCGATCCGCAGGTCGGTCCGTTGTTGAAGGACCTTGGGCTGAACGCGGATGGGTCGCGGATCAAGACGACCGGCTGA
- a CDS encoding TonB-dependent receptor plug domain-containing protein translates to MYRFSPDHRRLGTATSLFALAFVLGTSPAVAQDSANVATAAPQEAPAADQDRDSSEIVVTGSRIVANGFNAPTPTTVIGEEQIANNAQPNIFNTIQQLPSLQGSTGASTGTFSTSSGTQGLSSFSLRGLQPIRTLTLLDGQRVVGANVTGVPDISMFPQLLVKRVDIVNGGASASYGSDAVGGVVNFITDTRFKGFKANVLGSITTYGDDETALVQAAYGTSLFGDRLHLIVSGEYDNEGGVGPGNYGIDLAGRRDWHRASTLLNTGITNGPGPQFIYSDFAQPYQYAKYGLINNGPLQGIAFDANGTPVNFNYGSGGVPLGNGRVSNCYPGNSFCVGGDLSGAPGSSASLKSKLERINGYGRIGYDLDATNEVYATVNIAQVQTSNQPSPGYNRPNLTVQCANPFLPQLIRDRCAAAGITSFNFGSSNGQLPNQLVQTDRDQYRFVVGAKGKVDLAGTGWTYDAYYQHGTTKVAIDVDRIVLQPRYVAATNAVVLNGAIVCADERARALGCQPINIFGNFRPSQAALDYIMPQAGPLQRTTLKQDVVSLNFSGQPVDLWAGPLSVAFGGEYRREYYRVRGDAYGAGVAAVSPNNALYPADPLLNSAQGSNWAAGNYKNGTGKYDVLEGFVEVDLPLFDSDAAGRANLNAAARLTDYSTSGTIWAWKVGGTWNTPLDGLTLRAVTSRDVRAPNLSELFAAPTVTTLPSFNDPFRNVAVQVFQNTVGNPNLKPETARDTELGIVYSRPSWLPGLSLSVDYYQIKLSGVVSSLSPDQIVRFCFEGDQTFCGGFQLDGPQGSNFVNVQPFNLASWKTSGFNLEASYQWRQPLGLPGNFTVRALGTHVRDFIVDAGIAGVAKRDDAGANSGAIPDWKWLATQTYDSGRFTLTVQERWFSDGVFNNNYVVCQTNCPVSTGNYNTVNFNKMKGEFYLDLGASFKITDNAVLYGKIDNVADNDPTPSPQTNTGLDVNPALYDTLGRTYRAGIRFNF, encoded by the coding sequence ATGTATCGTTTCTCGCCGGATCACCGTCGCCTGGGAACTGCGACGAGCCTGTTCGCACTGGCCTTCGTCCTCGGCACATCGCCGGCCGTCGCACAGGATAGTGCGAATGTCGCGACGGCTGCGCCGCAGGAGGCTCCCGCTGCCGATCAGGACCGGGATTCGTCCGAGATCGTGGTCACCGGAAGCCGCATCGTCGCCAACGGCTTCAATGCGCCGACGCCGACCACCGTGATCGGCGAGGAGCAGATCGCCAACAACGCCCAGCCCAACATCTTCAACACCATCCAGCAGTTGCCCTCGCTGCAGGGATCGACCGGCGCATCGACCGGCACGTTCAGCACGTCGAGCGGGACGCAGGGCCTCAGCTCCTTCTCGCTGCGCGGCCTGCAGCCGATCCGGACGCTGACCCTGCTCGACGGGCAGCGCGTCGTTGGTGCCAACGTCACCGGCGTGCCCGACATCAGCATGTTCCCGCAGCTGCTCGTGAAGCGGGTCGACATCGTCAATGGCGGTGCATCGGCGTCCTATGGCTCGGATGCGGTCGGCGGCGTGGTGAACTTCATCACCGATACCCGGTTCAAGGGGTTCAAGGCCAATGTGCTGGGCAGCATCACCACCTATGGCGATGACGAGACCGCGCTGGTGCAGGCCGCCTATGGCACGTCGCTGTTCGGCGACCGGCTGCACCTGATCGTCAGCGGCGAATATGATAATGAGGGCGGGGTGGGGCCTGGCAATTACGGCATCGACCTGGCCGGTCGTCGCGACTGGCATCGCGCCTCGACCTTGCTCAACACCGGCATCACCAACGGACCCGGGCCGCAGTTCATCTATTCCGATTTCGCGCAACCCTATCAGTACGCGAAATACGGCCTGATCAACAATGGCCCGCTACAGGGGATTGCGTTCGACGCGAACGGGACGCCGGTCAATTTCAACTATGGTTCGGGCGGCGTGCCGCTGGGCAATGGTCGCGTGTCGAACTGCTATCCGGGCAACAGCTTTTGCGTCGGTGGCGACCTGTCGGGTGCGCCGGGGTCGAGCGCGTCGCTCAAGTCCAAGCTGGAACGGATCAACGGTTATGGCCGGATCGGCTACGACCTCGACGCGACCAACGAGGTCTATGCGACCGTCAACATCGCGCAGGTGCAGACCAGCAACCAGCCCAGCCCGGGCTATAACCGTCCCAATCTGACCGTGCAGTGCGCCAACCCGTTCCTGCCGCAGCTGATCCGCGATCGCTGTGCCGCTGCCGGGATCACGTCGTTCAACTTCGGGTCGAGCAATGGGCAGCTGCCCAACCAGCTGGTCCAGACCGACCGCGACCAGTATCGCTTTGTCGTGGGCGCCAAGGGCAAGGTCGACCTGGCCGGCACCGGCTGGACCTATGACGCCTATTATCAGCACGGCACGACCAAGGTCGCGATCGATGTCGACCGCATCGTGCTCCAGCCCCGCTATGTCGCCGCGACCAATGCGGTGGTGCTGAACGGCGCGATCGTCTGCGCCGACGAACGCGCCCGCGCGCTGGGGTGCCAGCCGATCAACATCTTCGGCAATTTTCGGCCGAGCCAGGCGGCGCTCGACTATATCATGCCGCAGGCGGGGCCGCTCCAGCGCACGACGTTGAAGCAGGATGTCGTCAGCCTGAACTTCTCCGGCCAGCCGGTCGACCTGTGGGCCGGGCCGCTGTCGGTCGCATTCGGTGGCGAATATCGCCGCGAATATTATCGGGTGCGCGGTGACGCCTATGGCGCCGGAGTCGCGGCGGTCAGCCCGAACAATGCCCTCTATCCCGCCGACCCGCTGCTGAATTCGGCGCAGGGCAGCAACTGGGCGGCCGGCAACTATAAGAACGGCACCGGCAAGTACGACGTTCTCGAAGGGTTCGTCGAAGTCGATCTGCCGCTGTTCGACAGCGACGCCGCCGGGCGCGCCAACCTGAACGCCGCCGCGCGCCTGACCGATTACAGCACCTCGGGGACCATCTGGGCGTGGAAGGTCGGCGGTACGTGGAACACGCCGCTCGACGGCCTGACGTTGCGCGCGGTGACGTCGCGCGACGTCCGTGCGCCCAACCTGTCGGAACTGTTCGCCGCGCCGACCGTCACCACGCTGCCGAGCTTCAACGATCCGTTCCGCAACGTCGCGGTGCAGGTGTTCCAGAACACGGTCGGCAACCCCAATCTGAAGCCTGAAACCGCGCGCGATACCGAACTGGGCATCGTCTATTCACGGCCGTCGTGGCTGCCGGGGCTGAGCCTGTCGGTAGATTACTACCAGATCAAGCTGAGCGGCGTCGTCTCCAGCCTCTCGCCCGATCAGATCGTGCGCTTCTGCTTCGAAGGCGACCAGACCTTCTGCGGCGGGTTCCAGCTCGACGGGCCGCAGGGCAGCAATTTCGTCAATGTCCAGCCGTTCAACCTGGCATCGTGGAAGACGAGCGGCTTCAATCTCGAGGCGAGCTACCAATGGCGGCAGCCGCTGGGCCTGCCGGGCAACTTCACCGTCCGGGCGCTCGGCACCCATGTCCGCGATTTCATCGTCGATGCCGGGATCGCGGGCGTCGCCAAGCGGGACGATGCCGGCGCGAACAGCGGCGCCATCCCCGACTGGAAATGGCTGGCGACGCAAACCTATGACAGCGGCCGCTTCACGTTGACGGTGCAGGAACGCTGGTTCTCGGATGGCGTGTTCAATAACAACTATGTCGTCTGCCAGACGAACTGCCCGGTTTCGACCGGCAACTACAACACGGTCAATTTCAACAAGATGAAGGGCGAATTCTATCTCGACCTCGGCGCGTCGTTCAAGATTACCGACAATGCCGTCCTGTACGGCAAGATCGACAATGTGGCGGACAATGATCCGACCCCGTCGCCGCAGACCAATACCGGGCTCGACGTGAACCCGGCGCTCTACGACACGCTCGGGCGGACCTATCGCGCCGGGATCCGGTTCAACTTCTAG
- a CDS encoding glycosyl hydrolase family 28-related protein: MGRLAFSIWSGVMLAALPVGAAAIAQPTRGPSVFQSAPNDPRAVTVRAKGDGVADDSAALQQAIDTASAKPGGGIVFLPAGKYRITRTLFIWPGVRVFGVGRTRPVLMLAANTPGFQRGVGTMVLFAGNNPRGVTLDNWGNPIKGTPTVPVPPPNSVPFDASIADANSGTFYSALSNVDFEIGEGNPAATGVRQHTAQHTYLAHIDFRLGSALAGVYQVGNLGMDLRFFGGRYGILAEKTSPAWQYTLLDSTFDGQRDAAIREHDASFTLVNTLIRNTPVGIDIDRGHSDRLWGSDVRFENVSQAGVVISNEGSVFTQIGFAGALASNTPTFARFRDSGRTVAGKGARYRVGEFTHGLTVDGLNQPGSYQTRFDAAPITSLPKRRDPAIRALPPVSSWVDVRTLGVKGDNTADDTQAIQRAIDRNRVLYFPAGFYRVTHTLKLRPDTVLIGLHPGLTQIVLPDDLPNYRDVGSPKALIESAKGGDAIVSGVGLFTGGVNPRATAMLWRAGERSLVDDVKFQGGHGTTLADGSRFEPYNPNHTADADVTKRWDGQFSSLWVTDNGGGTFNGLWTPNTYAHAGLYVSNTSTPGHVYEMSAEHHARAEIVLDGVRNWNFYAPQTEEEAGESRNAVALEVRNSRNILFANFHGYRVTRSIQPAPAAVKLYGSTDIRFRNVHVNAESGFATCDDNGCGTYLRASKFPYENALTDVTRGGSVREREFAVLDISDATGTIPTTATMAPVSKLADGFYSIGGGAVDQSGKLYFIDRQFQRIHGWSDRDRLSVVADAPLDAINLAVDGSSDLLVMSSDGPETTVYAIDPKTPNAVRPIAPTAARGGRSARVALPGSFWNNGEFRDQYDPARDHFTTLPEMFARDMAAPKPREYVSPDGSLVLPAWRVWQQGPANHLGWRFSDLLDTYGWITGKVGDRIHVINASENRTYSGLLGAGGAVSDLKPFAPRGGESVAAGPDGRVYVANGQVFVYDAAGVEVGRIDVPDRPLQLLFGGEDKRTLYILTHHALYSARP; this comes from the coding sequence ATGGGCAGACTGGCATTCTCGATCTGGAGCGGCGTCATGCTCGCCGCGCTGCCCGTCGGTGCAGCCGCCATCGCCCAGCCGACGCGGGGACCATCGGTGTTTCAGAGTGCGCCGAACGATCCCCGCGCCGTCACGGTTCGGGCGAAGGGCGATGGCGTCGCCGACGACAGCGCCGCGCTCCAACAGGCGATCGATACCGCGTCGGCGAAGCCCGGCGGCGGGATCGTGTTCCTGCCCGCCGGCAAATACCGCATCACCCGCACGCTGTTCATCTGGCCGGGCGTGCGCGTGTTCGGCGTGGGACGAACGCGGCCGGTGCTGATGCTCGCGGCCAATACGCCCGGCTTCCAGCGCGGCGTCGGCACGATGGTGCTGTTCGCCGGCAACAATCCGCGCGGGGTGACGCTCGACAATTGGGGCAATCCGATCAAGGGCACGCCGACCGTCCCGGTGCCGCCGCCGAACAGCGTGCCGTTCGACGCCAGCATCGCCGACGCCAATTCGGGCACCTTCTATTCCGCGCTGTCGAACGTCGATTTCGAGATCGGCGAGGGTAATCCGGCGGCGACCGGCGTACGGCAACATACCGCCCAGCACACCTATCTGGCGCATATCGACTTCCGCCTCGGCTCGGCGCTGGCCGGGGTGTATCAGGTCGGCAATCTGGGCATGGACCTACGCTTCTTCGGCGGGCGTTATGGCATCCTCGCCGAAAAGACGTCGCCGGCATGGCAGTACACGCTGCTCGATTCGACCTTCGACGGACAGCGTGATGCGGCGATCCGCGAACATGACGCCAGCTTCACTCTCGTCAACACGCTGATCCGCAATACGCCGGTCGGCATCGACATCGACCGGGGCCATAGCGACCGCCTGTGGGGCAGCGACGTCCGGTTCGAAAATGTGTCGCAGGCCGGTGTCGTCATCAGCAACGAAGGCAGCGTCTTCACCCAGATCGGATTTGCCGGCGCGCTGGCCAGCAATACGCCGACCTTCGCCCGGTTTCGCGACAGCGGCCGCACGGTGGCGGGGAAGGGGGCGCGCTACCGCGTGGGCGAGTTCACCCATGGCTTGACCGTCGACGGCCTGAACCAGCCGGGCAGCTACCAGACGCGCTTCGACGCTGCCCCGATCACCAGCCTGCCCAAGCGTCGCGACCCGGCGATCCGCGCGCTGCCGCCGGTGTCGAGCTGGGTCGATGTCCGCACGCTGGGCGTGAAGGGCGACAACACGGCCGACGATACGCAGGCGATCCAGCGGGCAATCGACCGCAACCGCGTGCTCTATTTCCCCGCCGGCTTCTACCGCGTCACCCATACGCTGAAGCTCCGCCCCGATACCGTGTTGATCGGCCTGCATCCCGGGCTGACCCAGATCGTGCTGCCCGACGACCTGCCGAACTACCGCGACGTCGGCTCGCCCAAGGCGCTGATCGAAAGTGCGAAGGGCGGCGATGCGATCGTCAGCGGCGTCGGGCTGTTCACCGGCGGCGTCAATCCACGCGCGACCGCGATGCTGTGGCGGGCGGGCGAACGTTCGCTGGTCGACGATGTGAAGTTCCAGGGCGGGCACGGCACCACGCTGGCCGATGGCAGCCGGTTCGAACCTTATAACCCCAACCATACCGCCGACGCCGATGTGACCAAGCGGTGGGACGGGCAGTTTTCCAGCCTGTGGGTCACCGACAATGGCGGCGGCACCTTCAACGGGCTGTGGACGCCCAATACCTATGCCCATGCCGGGCTGTACGTGTCGAACACCAGCACGCCGGGCCATGTGTACGAAATGTCAGCCGAGCATCACGCCCGTGCCGAGATCGTGCTCGATGGCGTGCGCAACTGGAATTTCTATGCACCCCAGACCGAGGAGGAAGCGGGCGAGAGCCGCAATGCCGTCGCGCTGGAGGTGCGCAATTCGCGCAACATCCTGTTTGCCAATTTCCACGGCTATCGCGTCACCCGATCGATCCAGCCCGCCCCGGCGGCGGTCAAGCTGTACGGGTCGACCGATATCCGCTTCCGCAACGTCCATGTGAACGCGGAAAGCGGCTTTGCGACCTGCGACGACAATGGCTGCGGCACCTATTTGCGGGCGAGCAAATTCCCTTACGAGAATGCACTGACCGACGTGACGCGCGGCGGAAGCGTGCGGGAGCGCGAATTCGCGGTGCTCGATATCTCCGATGCGACCGGGACGATCCCGACCACAGCGACGATGGCGCCGGTCAGCAAGCTGGCGGACGGATTCTATTCGATCGGTGGCGGCGCGGTGGACCAGAGTGGCAAGCTGTATTTCATCGACCGCCAGTTCCAGCGCATTCATGGCTGGAGCGACCGGGACCGGCTGTCGGTCGTCGCAGACGCGCCGCTGGACGCGATCAATCTGGCGGTGGACGGGTCGAGCGACCTGCTGGTGATGTCGTCGGATGGACCCGAAACCACGGTCTATGCGATCGATCCCAAGACGCCGAACGCGGTTCGCCCGATCGCTCCGACAGCTGCACGGGGCGGACGCAGCGCCCGCGTCGCGCTGCCCGGCAGCTTCTGGAACAATGGCGAGTTCCGCGACCAATATGATCCGGCGCGCGACCATTTCACGACGCTGCCCGAAATGTTCGCGCGTGACATGGCCGCACCCAAGCCCCGCGAATATGTCTCGCCGGACGGCAGCTTGGTCCTGCCCGCCTGGCGCGTGTGGCAGCAGGGGCCGGCCAACCATCTCGGCTGGCGTTTCTCCGACCTGCTCGACACCTATGGCTGGATCACCGGCAAGGTCGGCGACCGGATCCACGTCATCAACGCGTCGGAGAACCGCACCTATAGCGGTTTGCTGGGCGCGGGCGGGGCGGTCAGCGACCTCAAACCCTTCGCCCCGCGCGGCGGGGAGAGCGTGGCGGCCGGTCCCGATGGCCGCGTCTATGTCGCGAATGGGCAAGTGTTCGTCTATGACGCCGCAGGTGTCGAGGTAGGCCGCATCGACGTTCCCGACCGTCCGCTCCAGCTATTGTTTGGGGGAGAGGATAAGCGGACACTGTACATCCTGACCCACCATGCGCTTTACTCTGCCCGTCCCTGA
- a CDS encoding gluconokinase: MRKLADRLNCVGFEGDAFHGEANVAKMRAGHPLDDADRWPWLDRLGSAIGDAVRSEGQAVAACSALKRSYRERLEQAAGVPLLFVLLDGERADFAERLGRRKGHYMPPSLLDSQLATLERPAVDERAVVLPCSWPVRRLRDAVLGRVRSEAAI; this comes from the coding sequence ATGCGCAAGCTCGCGGATCGGCTGAACTGCGTGGGGTTCGAAGGGGATGCGTTCCACGGTGAGGCGAACGTCGCCAAGATGCGCGCCGGCCATCCGCTCGACGATGCCGATCGCTGGCCGTGGCTCGACCGGCTCGGCAGCGCGATCGGCGATGCGGTGCGCAGCGAGGGACAGGCGGTCGCGGCGTGTTCGGCGCTGAAGCGGAGCTATCGCGAGCGGCTGGAACAGGCGGCGGGGGTGCCGCTGCTGTTCGTGCTGCTCGACGGCGAGCGGGCCGATTTCGCGGAGCGGCTTGGGCGGCGCAAGGGGCATTATATGCCGCCCAGCCTGCTCGACAGCCAGCTTGCCACGCTGGAACGGCCTGCGGTTGACGAGAGGGCGGTGGTGCTGCCCTGTTCGTGGCCGGTCAGGCGGCTGCGTGATGCGGTGCTGGGTCGGGTGCGGAGCGAGGCTGCGATCTAA
- a CDS encoding FadR/GntR family transcriptional regulator encodes MTGERLADRAYTAIVRIIDEDDLAPGDRLPSEARLAEMFGMSRTIVREALVRLAADGITEARRGAGSYVKRRPSERLGAHVPLDGLAATLGTYEVRFVVEAEAARLAAQRRSHHDLEVIEKRLAALRGALLSSAPAHEEDWQLHRAISEATGNDAFVAIFDQLQEGVMRILRAGVDISRARPPHVIEAMMEEHDAIVDAIRTQDGDGAALAMRWHLSQGRKRLMP; translated from the coding sequence GTGACGGGGGAACGACTGGCGGATCGCGCCTATACGGCGATCGTCCGCATCATCGACGAGGACGACCTCGCCCCCGGCGACCGGCTGCCGTCCGAGGCGCGGCTGGCGGAAATGTTCGGCATGTCGCGCACCATCGTGCGCGAGGCGCTGGTCCGCCTTGCCGCTGATGGCATCACCGAGGCGCGGCGCGGCGCCGGTTCCTATGTGAAGCGGCGCCCGTCCGAGCGGCTGGGCGCGCATGTCCCGCTCGACGGACTGGCCGCGACGCTCGGCACCTATGAGGTGCGCTTCGTGGTCGAGGCGGAGGCGGCACGGCTGGCGGCGCAGCGGCGGTCGCACCACGACCTCGAAGTGATCGAGAAGCGGCTGGCGGCACTACGCGGCGCGTTGCTGTCGAGCGCGCCGGCGCATGAAGAGGACTGGCAGCTTCACCGCGCCATTTCGGAGGCGACCGGCAACGACGCCTTCGTCGCGATCTTCGACCAGTTGCAGGAAGGCGTGATGCGCATCCTGCGCGCCGGCGTCGACATTTCCCGCGCCCGTCCGCCGCACGTGATCGAGGCGATGATGGAGGAGCATGACGCTATCGTCGACGCGATCCGCACGCAGGACGGCGACGGTGCCGCCCTGGCGATGCGCTGGCACCTGTCGCAGGGGCGCAAGCGGTTGATGCCGTAG
- a CDS encoding GntT/GntP/DsdX family permease — protein MTGGDDLRLAVAAIAGIALAIILIVRGRLHPFIGLLCGAFAVGLFAGLPLIDTAKAVQKGVGDIIGGTGLVVALGLSLGAMLHLSGAASALATSALRLTGPRAAPWATLGIAIVIGLPLFFETGLVLLLPIVVAAAKEMASGATAEERDAAKLRLIMPALAGLGVVHALVPPHPGPLLAVEALGANLGLTMLYGVAIAIPIAILAGPVLARFVTPGIRLTEPVLSNPVTDLVTPSRASALFIVLLPIVLIASGELAKLVPALVDSAILAAAANPVLALLIANLVALPVLFGRRLSEAAIQESIWHETMGAAGAILLAIGAGGALKQVLVSAGLSDLLARLVMMYPISPLLLGWLVAVGIRLAAGSATVATITAVGVMPGVVAASGASPELVVLAIGAGSVFFSHVNDPGFWLVKGYMGTSTADTFRTWSLLETVISVAGLIMVAGLSYIV, from the coding sequence ATGACGGGTGGCGACGACCTGCGGCTGGCGGTGGCGGCAATCGCCGGGATCGCGCTGGCGATCATCCTGATCGTGCGTGGCCGGCTGCATCCTTTTATCGGCCTGTTGTGCGGCGCCTTCGCCGTCGGCCTGTTTGCCGGACTGCCGCTGATCGACACGGCGAAGGCGGTTCAGAAGGGCGTCGGCGATATCATCGGCGGCACCGGGCTGGTGGTGGCGCTCGGCCTGTCGCTCGGTGCGATGCTGCATCTGTCGGGCGCGGCATCGGCGCTGGCGACCAGTGCGCTGCGTCTCACCGGCCCGCGCGCCGCGCCATGGGCGACGCTGGGCATCGCCATCGTCATCGGCCTGCCGCTGTTCTTCGAAACGGGACTGGTGCTGCTGCTGCCGATCGTGGTCGCCGCCGCCAAGGAAATGGCGAGCGGAGCGACGGCGGAGGAGCGCGATGCGGCGAAGCTGCGGCTCATCATGCCGGCGCTTGCGGGGTTGGGCGTCGTCCATGCGCTGGTGCCGCCGCATCCCGGACCGCTGCTTGCGGTCGAGGCGCTGGGCGCCAATCTCGGCCTGACCATGCTCTATGGCGTGGCGATCGCCATTCCGATCGCGATCCTCGCCGGCCCGGTGCTGGCCCGGTTCGTCACACCCGGCATCCGGCTGACCGAACCGGTACTGAGCAACCCGGTGACCGATCTGGTCACCCCGTCGCGCGCCAGTGCGCTGTTCATCGTGCTGCTGCCGATCGTGCTGATCGCCAGCGGCGAACTGGCCAAGCTGGTCCCGGCGCTTGTGGATTCGGCGATCCTTGCGGCGGCGGCGAACCCGGTGCTGGCGCTACTGATCGCCAACCTCGTCGCGCTGCCGGTGCTGTTCGGGCGGCGGTTGAGCGAAGCGGCGATCCAAGAATCGATCTGGCACGAAACCATGGGTGCGGCCGGCGCGATCCTGCTGGCGATCGGGGCGGGCGGGGCATTGAAGCAAGTGCTGGTCAGCGCCGGCCTGTCCGACCTGCTCGCGCGACTGGTAATGATGTACCCGATCTCGCCGCTGCTGCTCGGATGGCTGGTCGCGGTCGGCATCCGCCTGGCGGCAGGGTCGGCGACGGTCGCCACCATCACCGCGGTCGGCGTGATGCCGGGCGTCGTCGCCGCCTCGGGCGCCTCGCCCGAACTGGTCGTGCTGGCGATCGGCGCGGGGTCGGTGTTCTTCAGCCATGTCAACGATCCGGGCTTCTGGCTGGTGAAGGGCTATATGGGCACCAGCACCGCTGATACGTTCCGCACCTGGTCCTTGCTGGAGACCGTGATTTCGGTCGCTGGACTCATCATGGTCGCAGGGTTGAGCTACATCGTCTGA
- a CDS encoding response regulator transcription factor: MVALATAQPSARDVGTRVRLTPTEAKVLHGVRSGQFNKQIAHDLGIAEATVKAHMTALMRKLNVQNRTQVAIAAQSLVPHTA, translated from the coding sequence ATGGTAGCGCTCGCAACCGCACAGCCATCGGCACGCGACGTCGGCACCCGGGTGCGACTGACACCGACCGAGGCAAAGGTGCTCCACGGCGTCCGTTCCGGACAGTTCAACAAGCAGATCGCACACGACCTGGGCATCGCCGAGGCGACGGTGAAGGCGCACATGACCGCGCTGATGCGCAAGCTGAACGTGCAGAACCGCACACAGGTGGCGATCGCGGCACAATCGCTGGTGCCGCACACCGCCTGA